A genome region from Clostridium pasteurianum includes the following:
- a CDS encoding class I SAM-dependent methyltransferase, with translation MKFIFRQPQLYRFLNMCNEEGLEKTVLDCGAGGKMPPLSVFLENGYKTSGIEISDKQIERAEVFSKEHKVNLNISKGDMRKLPFENDSFDYVYSYNSIFHMKKADIKKAVSEIKRVLKPGGLCLVNFLSVNDEDYGKGERAGDSEFFRIEDGEKILHSYYDINEAEEYFKDMKILFKENRILEKIYEGQKIKQGYVDYILRKSL, from the coding sequence ATGAAATTTATATTTAGACAACCTCAGTTGTATAGATTTTTAAACATGTGTAATGAAGAAGGCTTAGAGAAAACCGTATTAGATTGTGGAGCTGGAGGAAAAATGCCGCCGCTTTCAGTTTTTTTAGAAAATGGATACAAGACTTCTGGCATTGAAATAAGTGATAAGCAAATAGAAAGGGCTGAAGTTTTTTCAAAAGAGCATAAAGTTAACCTTAATATCTCTAAAGGTGATATGAGAAAACTTCCTTTTGAAAATGATTCTTTTGATTATGTTTATTCTTATAATAGTATTTTTCATATGAAAAAAGCTGATATTAAAAAAGCTGTAAGTGAAATAAAAAGAGTATTAAAACCAGGTGGTCTTTGCCTTGTAAATTTTCTTTCTGTAAATGATGAGGATTATGGAAAGGGTGAAAGGGCAGGGGATAGTGAATTCTTCAGAATCGAAGATGGTGAAAAAATTCTTCATTCCTACTATGATATTAATGAAGCAGAAGAATATTTTAAAGATATGAAAATATTATTTAAAGAAAATAGAATTTTAGAAAAAATATATGAAGGACAAAAAATAAAGCAGGGATATGTAGATTATATATTAAGGAAGAGTTTATGA
- a CDS encoding DHA2 family efflux MFS transporter permease subunit, whose amino-acid sequence MKKSQKILAFISIAIACFLTVLDSTIVNVSLPSMAVYFNTNTTGISWISTAYLIAFSSLLINFSKIADIYGRKKLFLIGLILFGAASVLCGLADSLNMLIIFRIIQGVGAAILTPLSIPLGIEIFGKKAMGKLAVIVGMTISISAASGPVIGGILNEYFNYKAIFYVNTPFVIIAFILGALYIKECYDETIEKKIDFLGCILLAVGLGALTFALVKGNDYGWSSTKIILMFTVSVAAIIAFVIYEIKIKNPMIEFSIFKVKSFTASIILIAVFFFAYMPVSYLLNFYFENTLGYSVLKAGLMMGIPSVAALISAPLLPLIAKNISDRVVSFVSIVIVAVGNLMFAFMDRENHMTIIITSFILLGIGVRITTSLYQTAYEEISKDKNAMASGIQNSLRQLCACIAIALVSTLSSNFTTTAVQNTKSRISAEINRSTVLEVQVKTSFNDKIKTSGSKDSSGFSKSAVHNIFIKREDAILKTVPYKMKETVIENFKTQEKEVDRIVDDASKIKEEESYKVYNKCFLITGIIAMIGLLAVPFNKKKEHAETVSGTEAVNL is encoded by the coding sequence ATGAAAAAATCACAGAAGATTTTAGCTTTCATATCAATAGCTATAGCATGTTTTTTAACTGTGTTAGATAGTACTATAGTAAATGTTTCGCTCCCAAGCATGGCAGTTTATTTTAATACAAATACAACAGGTATATCCTGGATCAGTACTGCTTACTTAATTGCTTTTTCTTCGCTTCTTATTAATTTTTCTAAAATAGCAGATATATATGGGAGAAAAAAGTTATTTTTAATAGGCCTTATTTTATTTGGAGCAGCATCAGTACTTTGTGGGCTTGCGGATTCTTTAAATATGTTAATAATATTTAGAATAATTCAAGGAGTAGGTGCTGCTATATTAACACCACTTTCTATACCACTAGGAATTGAGATTTTTGGGAAAAAGGCTATGGGCAAATTGGCGGTTATTGTCGGCATGACAATATCAATTTCTGCAGCTTCAGGTCCTGTTATTGGTGGTATTTTAAATGAATACTTTAATTATAAAGCTATATTTTATGTAAATACACCTTTTGTTATTATTGCATTTATACTTGGAGCACTGTATATAAAAGAATGTTATGATGAAACTATAGAAAAGAAAATAGATTTTTTAGGCTGTATTCTTTTAGCAGTGGGACTAGGTGCTTTAACTTTTGCACTTGTAAAAGGAAATGACTATGGCTGGAGCAGTACTAAAATAATTCTCATGTTTACAGTTTCAGTGGCAGCCATAATTGCTTTTGTAATATATGAAATTAAAATAAAAAATCCAATGATTGAATTTAGTATATTTAAAGTTAAAAGCTTTACAGCTTCAATAATTTTAATAGCAGTATTTTTCTTTGCCTACATGCCTGTATCTTATTTACTCAATTTCTATTTTGAAAATACCCTTGGATATTCAGTTCTAAAGGCAGGGCTGATGATGGGAATTCCAAGTGTGGCAGCACTTATATCTGCACCTCTTCTTCCTCTTATAGCTAAGAATATTTCAGATAGGGTGGTATCCTTTGTGTCCATAGTTATAGTAGCAGTGGGAAACCTTATGTTTGCTTTTATGGACAGGGAAAACCACATGACAATAATTATTACTTCATTTATATTACTTGGTATTGGCGTTAGAATTACAACATCACTTTATCAAACTGCTTATGAAGAAATATCAAAGGATAAGAATGCCATGGCATCAGGGATACAAAATAGTTTAAGACAGTTATGTGCCTGCATTGCAATAGCTTTAGTGTCAACGCTTAGCAGTAATTTTACCACAACTGCGGTTCAAAATACAAAGAGTAGGATATCGGCAGAAATAAACAGAAGTACAGTTCTTGAAGTACAGGTAAAAACTTCTTTTAATGATAAAATAAAAACTTCCGGCAGCAAAGATTCCAGCGGTTTTTCAAAATCAGCTGTCCACAATATATTTATTAAGAGGGAAGACGCGATATTAAAAACTGTGCCTTATAAGATGAAAGAAACTGTAATTGAAAATTTTAAGACTCAGGAAAAAGAAGTAGACAGAATAGTTGATGATGCATCAAAAATAAAGGAAGAGGAGAGCTATAAAGTTTATAATAAATGTTTTCTAATAACGGGAATTATAGCAATGATTGGCTTGCTAGCTGTACCTTTTAATAAAAAGAAGGAACATGCTGAGACTGTTAGTGGAACAGAGGCTGTGAATTTATAA
- a CDS encoding TetR/AcrR family transcriptional regulator, translating into MMDKKIKKPTQKRSLEKYEKIIEAAFKLFNEKGYFNTTTTDIAKEANIATGSVYTYFKDKKDIYIEVSNRISKNIFEPTKSFWEENKKLDFKDIKNVKKIFNIFIKDMMNHHNFSKLFHDDMTALKLLDKDIALLDKENSKERIDRTKNILNTLSIPFKNKETFDIFIHYCNVLIDDVCHQILYDNSIKNTDLYIEQAVEMLCTLLKNTADI; encoded by the coding sequence ATGATGGATAAGAAAATAAAAAAGCCAACTCAAAAAAGATCTCTTGAAAAATATGAAAAAATCATTGAAGCCGCTTTTAAGCTTTTTAATGAAAAGGGATATTTTAATACCACTACTACGGATATTGCTAAAGAAGCCAACATTGCTACTGGCTCTGTATATACATATTTCAAAGATAAAAAAGATATTTATATTGAAGTTTCAAATAGAATAAGTAAAAATATATTTGAACCTACTAAAAGTTTTTGGGAAGAAAATAAAAAGTTAGACTTTAAAGATATTAAAAATGTGAAAAAGATTTTCAATATTTTTATCAAGGACATGATGAATCATCACAACTTCTCAAAGCTTTTTCATGATGACATGACAGCTCTAAAACTTCTAGATAAAGACATTGCCTTGTTAGATAAAGAAAATTCTAAAGAACGTATAGATAGGACAAAAAATATACTTAACACACTATCTATCCCTTTTAAGAACAAGGAAACTTTTGATATATTTATTCACTATTGTAATGTTTTAATAGATGATGTTTGCCATCAAATTCTCTATGATAATTCTATTAAAAATACAGATTTGTATATAGAACAGGCTGTAGAAATGCTGTGTACTTTGTTAAAAAATACGGCAGATATTTAA
- a CDS encoding DNA-3-methyladenine glycosylase I produces MDNCIWPGRNEIMQRYHDREWCVPSYDDTYIFEMLSLEGAQAGLSWNTVLSKREEYKKAFNNFDILYCSKLSDEELEEIRQKYNVIKNRLKLKSVRNNAVEVLKIQDEFGSFSNYLWKYVDFKPTINSWKSESEVPAENELSQKISKDLKKRNFKFVGPLIIYSFMQAIGMIDDHIISCQYHSFNK; encoded by the coding sequence ATGGATAATTGTATATGGCCTGGTAGAAATGAAATAATGCAAAGATATCATGATAGGGAATGGTGCGTACCAAGTTATGATGATACATATATATTTGAGATGCTTTCTCTTGAAGGAGCGCAGGCAGGATTATCCTGGAATACTGTGCTTTCGAAACGCGAGGAGTATAAAAAGGCTTTTAATAATTTTGATATTTTGTATTGCTCAAAGTTAAGCGATGAGGAACTTGAGGAGATAAGGCAGAAATACAATGTAATTAAAAACAGATTAAAGCTTAAATCTGTAAGAAATAATGCAGTAGAAGTATTAAAAATACAAGACGAGTTTGGAAGTTTCTCTAATTATTTGTGGAAGTATGTAGATTTTAAACCTACTATAAATAGCTGGAAAAGTGAATCTGAAGTCCCAGCAGAAAATGAACTGTCACAGAAAATTAGTAAGGATTTGAAAAAAAGAAACTTTAAATTTGTTGGACCTCTTATAATTTACTCATTCATGCAGGCAATTGGGATGATTGATGATCACATAATATCATGTCAGTATCATTCTTTTAATAAGTAA
- a CDS encoding AAA domain-containing protein, giving the protein MQNTINLYSNEWFDVEETLKIFIGDRVRVKNLEIIEAVIEELVNSEALVMGLFEKSDNDYKFVLLMKKYLLVCMRSERNSFHVIAVMNEYDIKKKHIKEYIYNKPILNLVPRNKVMVILQTVYEDEKTYFEYPDSMSDEDWEMPQDYFEFMDRNIREYFENSGSEDENSYEIGRSFRKNILDPIRDYTHYEDEAEKVEIISGDSLVYVGKRSTTTGASLNNTTYVFNCVVYDEKIFRPDVRISVETVNFGEDGERKLLNGVIVSVMSEEENTLVEISFSSEFNDSEIPDSGRIYLQYNTVQRRVREKVLSDIERFKIKSKYMYKTFNKFETEGYEENVPYLEEFKDKLQHPKEGEFAPNVFQMEAIEKGIKTKDIQLVLGPPGTGKTTVIVAWIDYYTKIGKRVLVSSQNNKAVDNVLERIAQNKNIGIIRIGNEKMIQDNVKEFMPENQSEKLYLSYKKTFSENQDKYKVDLEKLRCLIELSEVDYRLLEGYKSIADEISYCYKNLNNYLMDLSVLFENINECKKDIEILMDARAKKYIYISETKKKNIFIRFLRIPISLGVKKDISKLNSDIKEQNKKYDYSVEEYNRISFEFQKKLKDEEFIKYKNELVEIKDKIRCNGTLSMEYTLPYDSFNCNFKFENITQCMEDVKNFKNRCLESVENISKLKSAISEWDMALEEKRNEIMTNILIEGADVVGATCIGINSNRKFSEVEFDVSIIDEAGQIQIHNIIVPMTRAKKNLLLGDYLQIPPIVNDEVAKLCKIDGVSMELLKESFFEYLYKNEALPKENKTLLGIQFRMPSEIASIISHKFYEDNYESVASKENMKSICGEIFDRPLVVISTSDGDKEKRCEKPAAGGGYINDYESDLIGNIIFRIITSGALSSSEIGIIAPYSKQVANIRKVLRRKVYSLTDEEIVSMAATLDSYQGQERKLIIYSSTRSDYKKESKQPRIGFMKELRRLNVAFTRCKNQMIVIGDMDFLTTCEYEVLDEKGKKVPNQSEKGYAKFMGYFVSEVKNGKGQFVLSKEILN; this is encoded by the coding sequence ATGCAGAACACAATTAATTTATATTCTAATGAATGGTTTGATGTGGAGGAAACTCTAAAAATATTCATTGGTGATAGAGTCAGGGTGAAAAATTTAGAGATTATTGAAGCAGTAATTGAAGAATTAGTGAACTCAGAAGCACTTGTAATGGGTCTTTTTGAAAAGTCAGATAATGATTATAAATTTGTATTATTAATGAAAAAATATCTCTTAGTATGTATGAGAAGCGAGAGAAATTCTTTTCATGTGATTGCAGTGATGAATGAATATGACATTAAAAAGAAACATATTAAGGAGTATATTTATAACAAACCTATATTAAATTTAGTTCCAAGAAATAAAGTCATGGTAATTCTTCAAACAGTATATGAAGATGAAAAAACATATTTCGAATATCCAGATTCAATGAGTGATGAAGATTGGGAAATGCCACAGGATTACTTTGAATTCATGGATAGAAATATTAGGGAGTATTTTGAAAACAGCGGCAGCGAAGATGAAAACTCTTATGAAATTGGAAGGTCCTTCAGAAAGAATATTTTAGATCCAATTAGGGACTATACACATTATGAGGATGAAGCTGAAAAAGTTGAAATTATTTCAGGGGATTCTCTTGTTTATGTGGGCAAAAGGTCAACTACAACAGGAGCTTCTTTAAATAACACCACATATGTTTTCAATTGTGTTGTCTATGATGAAAAAATATTTAGACCCGATGTGAGAATTAGTGTTGAAACTGTGAATTTTGGGGAAGATGGAGAAAGAAAATTATTAAATGGTGTAATTGTAAGTGTAATGTCTGAAGAGGAAAATACTTTAGTTGAAATTAGCTTTTCATCTGAATTTAATGACTCAGAGATACCAGACAGCGGTAGAATATATCTTCAGTACAATACAGTTCAGAGAAGGGTTAGGGAAAAAGTATTAAGTGATATAGAGAGATTCAAAATAAAATCAAAATACATGTACAAAACCTTTAATAAATTTGAAACAGAAGGCTACGAGGAGAATGTACCTTACTTAGAGGAGTTTAAAGATAAGCTTCAGCATCCTAAGGAAGGGGAGTTTGCTCCAAATGTTTTTCAGATGGAGGCAATTGAAAAGGGCATCAAAACCAAAGATATCCAGTTAGTATTAGGTCCGCCTGGAACGGGGAAGACAACGGTTATTGTGGCATGGATAGATTATTATACAAAAATAGGGAAGAGGGTTCTTGTATCCTCTCAAAATAATAAGGCTGTAGACAACGTTCTAGAAAGAATAGCCCAGAACAAAAATATAGGAATAATCCGCATTGGCAATGAAAAGATGATTCAGGATAATGTAAAGGAATTTATGCCAGAAAATCAGAGTGAGAAACTATATTTAAGCTATAAGAAAACTTTCAGTGAAAATCAGGACAAATATAAAGTGGATCTTGAAAAGCTTAGGTGTCTCATAGAACTTTCAGAAGTTGATTATAGACTGCTAGAGGGTTATAAGAGTATTGCTGATGAGATTTCCTATTGTTATAAAAATTTAAATAATTATTTAATGGATTTAAGTGTTTTATTTGAAAATATTAATGAGTGTAAAAAAGATATAGAAATATTGATGGATGCAAGAGCAAAGAAATATATATACATTTCTGAAACAAAGAAGAAAAATATATTCATTAGATTTTTAAGAATTCCAATTTCTTTAGGAGTTAAAAAGGATATTTCAAAGTTAAATTCAGATATAAAAGAACAAAACAAAAAATACGATTATTCGGTGGAAGAGTACAATAGAATATCTTTTGAATTTCAGAAAAAATTAAAGGATGAGGAATTTATTAAGTATAAGAATGAGCTAGTTGAAATTAAGGACAAGATAAGGTGTAATGGGACTTTGAGTATGGAATATACCCTTCCATATGATAGTTTTAACTGTAATTTTAAATTTGAAAATATAACGCAGTGTATGGAAGATGTAAAAAATTTTAAAAATAGGTGCCTTGAGTCTGTAGAAAACATAAGTAAATTAAAAAGTGCAATTAGTGAATGGGACATGGCATTGGAGGAAAAAAGAAATGAAATAATGACTAATATCTTAATTGAAGGTGCTGATGTTGTAGGAGCTACTTGTATAGGAATAAATAGTAACAGAAAGTTTTCAGAAGTGGAATTTGATGTTTCAATAATAGACGAGGCAGGGCAGATTCAAATTCATAATATTATTGTCCCAATGACAAGAGCAAAGAAAAATCTTCTGCTGGGAGATTACCTGCAAATTCCACCTATTGTAAATGATGAGGTGGCTAAGCTTTGTAAAATTGATGGAGTTTCTATGGAACTATTAAAGGAAAGTTTTTTTGAATATTTGTATAAAAATGAAGCACTACCTAAGGAAAATAAGACTCTCTTAGGAATACAGTTCAGGATGCCCTCTGAAATTGCAAGTATTATTTCACATAAGTTTTATGAGGATAATTATGAATCCGTTGCAAGCAAGGAAAATATGAAATCCATATGTGGTGAAATATTTGATAGACCATTAGTTGTAATAAGTACAAGTGATGGTGATAAAGAAAAAAGATGTGAAAAGCCTGCTGCAGGTGGTGGATACATAAATGATTATGAAAGTGACTTAATAGGCAATATTATTTTTAGGATAATTACCTCAGGAGCATTAAGTTCCTCTGAGATTGGTATAATTGCTCCGTATAGTAAGCAGGTAGCTAACATACGGAAGGTTCTTAGAAGAAAGGTTTATTCATTAACAGATGAAGAAATTGTAAGTATGGCTGCAACCTTGGACAGCTATCAAGGTCAAGAAAGAAAGCTCATTATATATAGTTCAACGAGAAGTGATTATAAAAAAGAAAGTAAGCAGCCTAGAATTGGTTTTATGAAGGAGCTTAGAAGATTAAATGTTGCCTTTACAAGATGTAAGAACCAGATGATAGTAATAGGAGATATGGATTTTTTAACCACCTGTGAATATGAGGTATTAGATGAAAAGGGTAAAAAAGTTCCAAACCAAAGTGAAAAGGGTTATGCAAAGTTTATGGGCTATTTTGTAAGTGAAGTTAAGAATGGAAAGGGGCAGTTTGTGCTGTCAAAGGAAATTTTAAATTAG
- a CDS encoding serine/threonine-protein kinase, which yields MPKTLTFRNNKTYVIISTIYNQEKNNTVFYKALDVNLDRIVGIKIIGYNNDTKKSLINECRALIKVEAVADNVPSLYDYYDDFREKKLVMVMQYIEGVTLNEIIKDNEGKYEDYSVINGNIKLLIQISRTLGQIHKVPYLQHKDLKPQNIIVKNYGSTSQSVYIIDFGISAKATTRGIGTPGYEAPEQMYGKLGTNYDRIDIFAMGLIAFEMLTGKRIRIGTDLRQTSKDVEWKTVPEFKAYNKNMSDEIIKVLKKCLCRQPKNRYRNGEELERALFYALKSRRRNK from the coding sequence TTGCCTAAGACACTTACGTTTCGAAATAATAAGACATATGTAATTATAAGTACAATTTATAATCAGGAAAAGAATAATACAGTATTCTATAAAGCTCTTGATGTTAATTTAGATAGAATAGTGGGGATAAAAATAATTGGCTATAATAATGATACAAAAAAATCCCTTATAAATGAATGCAGGGCGCTTATTAAAGTAGAAGCAGTGGCTGATAATGTTCCTTCACTTTACGATTATTACGATGATTTTAGAGAAAAAAAGCTTGTTATGGTTATGCAGTATATTGAAGGCGTAACTTTGAATGAAATCATAAAAGACAATGAAGGTAAATATGAAGATTACAGTGTAATTAACGGCAATATAAAACTATTAATACAGATAAGCAGAACCTTAGGACAGATACACAAAGTACCATATCTTCAGCATAAGGATTTGAAGCCGCAAAATATTATTGTAAAAAATTATGGAAGTACAAGCCAAAGTGTATATATTATTGACTTTGGAATTTCAGCTAAAGCAACCACAAGGGGAATAGGGACACCGGGATATGAGGCTCCAGAGCAAATGTACGGAAAGCTTGGTACAAATTATGATAGAATAGATATTTTTGCTATGGGACTTATTGCTTTTGAGATGTTAACAGGAAAAAGGATTAGGATCGGAACTGATTTAAGACAAACCTCAAAAGATGTAGAATGGAAAACTGTACCTGAATTTAAGGCTTACAATAAAAATATGAGCGATGAAATAATCAAGGTACTAAAGAAATGTTTATGTCGCCAGCCTAAGAATAGATATAGAAATGGTGAGGAACTTGAAAGAGCTCTTTTTTATGCTTTAAAGAGCAGAAGGAGAAATAAATGA
- a CDS encoding DUF4145 domain-containing protein — translation MYFDILQDVKTYDKDNLYKLCRDAEIASRVSPNESAINCRKAIEILAISVLADHKIFLNDMNKRLLKLDNLIGKIDYCFEKSFISSKAKDLLHSIRREANSIVHIGTKKDGEYIIVKDASVGQATKLVKNLYEAASDIFMGKVKAKKLDIDELPISTCEVVKKIERKSFEASDGRYNYICMEKNNNKYNWYYVRCFKKDSNAFKTRDNVIMDELWYGMHDSPRGIIRGEIENTSRECEFYYIKYCIHENAVSLRDREKLNLSSKDALYIVIKLIEGLISIQNVVDDTKIHHRRIRPEYIFVLKKKTSYDVKLGCFETSKIIKEDEDVPTVNTELFDTSEFNAFAPIEIRQNLIEDINEVDWEKVDVYSVGVLLIWMNMGDFSTASLDTDILEDKYSDDYLDFLEGLYENSLAEKPSLEEFLEASKEEMENLA, via the coding sequence ATGTATTTTGATATATTGCAGGATGTAAAAACTTATGATAAGGATAATTTATATAAATTATGTAGAGATGCAGAGATTGCTTCAAGGGTTAGCCCAAATGAAAGTGCAATTAACTGTAGAAAGGCAATTGAAATTCTAGCAATCTCGGTTTTAGCTGATCATAAAATATTTCTTAATGATATGAATAAAAGGCTATTAAAATTAGATAATTTGATTGGAAAAATAGATTACTGCTTTGAAAAAAGTTTTATTAGCAGCAAAGCTAAGGATTTATTACATTCCATAAGAAGAGAAGCAAATTCTATAGTACATATCGGAACAAAAAAAGATGGAGAATACATAATTGTTAAGGATGCATCAGTAGGGCAAGCTACAAAACTTGTTAAAAACCTTTATGAAGCTGCAAGTGATATATTTATGGGAAAAGTTAAGGCTAAGAAACTAGATATTGATGAACTGCCAATAAGTACTTGTGAGGTTGTTAAGAAAATTGAAAGGAAGAGCTTTGAGGCTTCAGATGGAAGGTATAATTACATTTGCATGGAAAAAAACAACAATAAATACAATTGGTATTATGTAAGATGTTTTAAAAAAGATTCCAATGCATTTAAGACGAGGGATAATGTCATTATGGATGAATTATGGTATGGAATGCATGATAGTCCGAGGGGAATAATAAGAGGAGAAATAGAAAACACATCTAGAGAGTGTGAATTTTATTATATCAAATACTGTATTCATGAAAATGCTGTATCCTTAAGAGACAGGGAAAAGTTAAACTTAAGCAGCAAAGATGCATTATATATTGTAATAAAGCTTATTGAAGGATTAATATCAATTCAAAATGTTGTGGATGATACAAAGATACACCATAGAAGAATAAGACCTGAATACATATTTGTTTTGAAAAAGAAGACTTCATATGATGTAAAACTTGGATGCTTTGAAACTTCTAAAATAATAAAAGAAGATGAAGATGTTCCTACTGTTAATACTGAATTATTTGATACAAGTGAATTTAATGCATTTGCTCCAATTGAGATAAGACAAAATTTGATAGAGGACATAAATGAAGTAGATTGGGAAAAAGTTGATGTCTATTCTGTTGGGGTACTTCTTATTTGGATGAACATGGGAGATTTCAGTACTGCTAGTTTGGATACAGATATTTTAGAAGATAAATACAGTGATGATTATTTGGATTTTTTAGAAGGATTATATGAAAATAGTTTAGCGGAAAAGCCTTCATTAGAAGAATTTTTAGAAGCTTCCAAAGAGGAGATGGAGAACCTTGCCTAA
- the cytX gene encoding putative hydroxymethylpyrimidine transporter CytX: protein MKNKKTSVLNNGLIWFGAGVSIAEILTGTYFAPLGLKKGIEAIIIGHIIGCSMLFLAGFIGGRTRKSAMETVKMSFGQKGSILFSLLNVVQLAGWTAIMIYDGAIAAKGIMGSTTWIWDIVIGILIILWIRIGVNNLEKLNYAAITALFILTLWLCKGIFFGNSAPIIPKGTLTFGAAVELAVAMPLSWLPLISDYTREAEKPVKATSVSVIVYGIVSSWMYIIGMGAVLYAGKGDIAEIMVKAGPGIAGLLIIILSTVTTTFMDAFSAGVSLEAISNKVSSKYAGIIITIIGTIAAIIYPMDNITDFLYLIGSVFAPMIAVQIADYFILKKDCFELKFNVKNLIIWLLGFILYRILMHVDTAIGSTLPDMLITTFVCVVFSKITDVIKKN from the coding sequence ATGAAAAATAAAAAAACTTCTGTGCTAAATAATGGATTAATATGGTTTGGTGCCGGAGTTTCTATTGCCGAAATACTTACAGGCACATATTTTGCACCCCTTGGATTAAAAAAAGGTATTGAAGCTATAATAATAGGTCACATTATAGGATGCAGTATGCTTTTTCTCGCAGGATTTATTGGAGGCAGAACAAGGAAAAGCGCCATGGAAACTGTTAAGATGAGCTTTGGACAGAAGGGCAGTATATTGTTTTCACTGCTAAATGTTGTGCAGTTAGCGGGTTGGACGGCAATTATGATATATGATGGAGCTATTGCAGCAAAAGGGATTATGGGTTCCACAACCTGGATATGGGATATTGTTATTGGAATTCTCATTATCTTATGGATACGGATTGGCGTAAATAATCTTGAAAAATTAAATTATGCTGCTATAACTGCTTTATTTATATTAACGCTTTGGCTGTGTAAAGGGATTTTTTTTGGAAATTCTGCTCCAATAATACCTAAAGGTACTCTTACTTTTGGTGCGGCTGTAGAGCTTGCGGTAGCAATGCCTTTATCGTGGCTGCCGCTTATAAGTGATTATACGAGGGAAGCAGAAAAGCCAGTTAAAGCAACTTCGGTTAGTGTAATAGTGTATGGTATAGTGAGCTCATGGATGTATATCATAGGAATGGGAGCCGTACTTTATGCAGGTAAAGGTGATATTGCAGAGATAATGGTTAAAGCAGGACCGGGTATTGCTGGACTCTTAATAATTATACTTTCTACAGTAACTACTACATTTATGGATGCATTTTCTGCAGGTGTTTCTCTGGAAGCTATATCAAATAAGGTAAGCAGCAAATATGCAGGAATAATTATAACAATTATAGGAACTATTGCAGCCATTATTTATCCAATGGATAATATTACTGATTTTTTGTACCTAATAGGCTCCGTATTTGCACCAATGATTGCGGTACAAATAGCTGATTATTTTATACTGAAAAAGGATTGCTTTGAACTGAAATTTAATGTTAAAAATCTTATTATATGGCTGCTAGGGTTTATATTGTATAGGATACTTATGCATGTGGATACTGCTATTGGAAGTACTCTGCCTGATATGTTGATAACAACATTTGTGTGTGTAGTATTTAGCAAGATAACAGATGTAATTAAGAAAAATTAG
- the thiD gene encoding bifunctional hydroxymethylpyrimidine kinase/phosphomethylpyrimidine kinase, which translates to MKTALTIAGSDSCGGAGIQADIKTMLTNGVYAMSAITALTAQNTTGVTGIMDVTSEFLGKQLEAVFSDIYPDAVKIGMVSSSELIKTISQKLKKFEAKNIVIDPVMVATSGAKLISDDAIDTLKEYLLPIADVLTPNIPETEVLSGIPVKTADDMIKAAKSISDTYNCAVLCKGGHQLNDANDLLYRRGSFKWFNGKRINNPNTHGTGCTLSSAIASNLAKGYDLDTAIEKAKLYISGALSAMLDLGSGSGPMNHAFDIKGEYLGGPIHEK; encoded by the coding sequence ATGAAAACAGCATTAACAATCGCAGGCAGTGATTCCTGCGGAGGCGCCGGAATTCAAGCAGATATTAAGACTATGCTCACTAATGGTGTGTATGCCATGAGTGCAATAACAGCACTTACTGCACAGAATACTACCGGCGTTACTGGAATTATGGATGTAACTTCTGAATTTTTAGGGAAACAGCTTGAGGCTGTGTTTAGCGATATCTACCCGGATGCGGTGAAAATAGGTATGGTATCCTCAAGTGAACTTATAAAGACCATATCCCAAAAACTCAAGAAATTTGAAGCAAAAAATATTGTAATTGATCCTGTTATGGTTGCAACTAGTGGGGCAAAGCTCATCAGCGATGATGCTATAGACACTCTTAAAGAGTATTTATTGCCAATTGCTGATGTACTTACACCGAATATTCCGGAAACAGAAGTCCTGTCAGGAATACCAGTTAAAACAGCTGATGATATGATAAAGGCAGCTAAAAGCATAAGCGATACATATAATTGTGCAGTGCTGTGTAAGGGAGGACATCAGTTAAATGATGCAAATGACCTTCTGTATCGAAGGGGAAGTTTCAAATGGTTTAATGGAAAACGAATTAACAATCCAAACACTCATGGAACAGGATGTACTTTGTCAAGTGCTATAGCATCAAATCTGGCAAAAGGTTATGATCTTGATACTGCAATTGAAAAAGCAAAACTATATATATCAGGTGCTCTCAGTGCAATGCTTGACCTTGGCAGCGGCAGTGGTCCTATGAATCATGCTTTTGACATTAAAGGTGAGTATTTAGGAGGCCCAATACATGAAAAATAA